Proteins encoded together in one Caballeronia sp. NK8 window:
- a CDS encoding efflux RND transporter periplasmic adaptor subunit, protein MTEKNHASLAIPARDPNEGPALPPRNVEWRRAKIALVIVLALLAIGAARTVVTDMLHSRSIATRTQQNAQQYVNVVMPTHTDGGGETTLPGTLRGFVESPIYARATGYLLHWYVDIGARVKQGQLLADLDTPEIDQELAQAVAQRDQTASSLGLAKSSLERWQQLRQRDAVSQQELDERQSTFNQDVANLAAADANVKRLRQLESFKRIVAPFAGVVTHRNVDVGDLIDAGSGTSRALFALAQSDPLRVFVQLPQAYAQNVTVGQDVTVTQAELPGQQFHGKITHISGAIDVPTRSLQVEVTLPNPDGRLRPGAYVQVALPANAHARMLVPGNTLLFRAEGPRVAVVDANGHVHLNKIVIAQDLGQSLEIESGIEPNDRIIINPSDSVADGDHVVIAPQGPQQAASGSKAAS, encoded by the coding sequence ATGACCGAAAAGAACCACGCATCGCTTGCGATTCCCGCTCGCGACCCGAACGAAGGGCCCGCGCTGCCGCCACGCAACGTCGAATGGAGGCGCGCGAAAATCGCGCTCGTCATCGTGCTCGCGCTGCTCGCGATCGGCGCGGCGCGCACCGTCGTCACCGACATGCTGCATAGCCGCTCGATCGCAACCCGCACACAGCAGAACGCGCAGCAGTACGTGAATGTCGTCATGCCGACGCACACCGACGGCGGCGGCGAAACGACCTTGCCGGGGACGCTGCGCGGCTTCGTCGAATCGCCGATCTATGCGCGCGCAACGGGCTATCTGCTGCACTGGTACGTGGATATCGGCGCGCGCGTGAAGCAGGGCCAGTTGCTCGCCGATCTCGACACGCCCGAGATCGATCAGGAACTCGCGCAAGCCGTCGCGCAGCGCGATCAGACCGCATCCAGCCTCGGTCTCGCGAAAAGTTCGCTCGAACGCTGGCAGCAATTGCGTCAACGCGATGCCGTGTCTCAACAGGAACTCGACGAACGTCAGAGCACCTTCAATCAGGATGTCGCGAATCTCGCCGCCGCCGACGCCAACGTGAAGCGCCTGCGTCAGCTCGAATCGTTCAAGCGCATCGTCGCGCCGTTCGCGGGCGTCGTCACGCACCGCAACGTCGATGTGGGCGATCTCATCGATGCAGGCAGCGGCACGAGCCGCGCGCTGTTCGCGCTTGCGCAATCCGATCCGTTGCGCGTGTTCGTGCAGTTGCCGCAGGCGTATGCGCAAAACGTGACGGTGGGACAAGACGTGACCGTCACGCAAGCGGAACTGCCGGGCCAGCAATTTCACGGCAAGATCACGCACATCTCCGGCGCCATCGACGTGCCCACGCGCTCGCTGCAGGTCGAAGTGACGCTGCCGAATCCCGATGGACGTCTGCGTCCCGGCGCGTATGTGCAGGTCGCGCTGCCCGCGAACGCGCATGCGCGCATGCTGGTGCCCGGCAATACGCTGCTGTTTCGCGCCGAAGGCCCGCGTGTGGCTGTGGTCGATGCGAACGGCCACGTGCATCTGAACAAGATCGTGATCGCGCAGGATCTCGGCCAGTCGCTCGAAATCGAAAGCGGCATCGAGCCGAACGACAGGATCATCATCAATCCGAGCGATTCGGTCGCGGACGGCGATCATGTCGTGATCGCGCCGCAAGGGCCGCAACAGGCCGCGTCGGGCAGCAAGGCGGCATCATGA
- a CDS encoding heavy metal response regulator transcription factor gives MKVLIVEDEHKVVDYLRSGLTEQGWVVDVAMDGEEGTHLAIEYDYDVIVLDVMLPRRDGFAVLKALRMQKSTPVIMLTARDHINDRVRGLREGADDYLTKPFSFLELVERLHALARRTRAQESTLISVGDLYVDLIGRRATRDGVRLDLTAKEFQLLSVLARRHGDILSKTAITELVWEVDFESHTNVVETAIKRLRAKLDGPFRTKLLHTVRGMGYVLEVREARDTRETREDARPS, from the coding sequence ATGAAAGTCCTGATAGTCGAAGACGAACACAAGGTGGTGGATTACCTGCGCTCGGGGTTGACCGAGCAAGGCTGGGTCGTCGATGTCGCGATGGACGGCGAGGAAGGCACGCATCTCGCCATCGAATACGACTACGACGTGATCGTGCTCGACGTGATGCTGCCACGACGCGACGGCTTCGCGGTATTGAAGGCGCTGCGCATGCAGAAGTCGACACCCGTCATCATGCTCACCGCGCGCGATCACATCAACGATCGCGTGCGCGGTCTGCGCGAAGGCGCGGACGATTACCTGACGAAGCCTTTCTCTTTCCTCGAACTCGTCGAGCGTCTGCATGCGCTCGCGCGCCGTACGCGCGCGCAGGAATCGACGCTCATTTCGGTCGGCGATCTGTACGTCGATCTGATCGGCCGCCGCGCGACGCGCGACGGCGTGCGGCTCGACCTCACCGCGAAAGAGTTCCAGTTGCTCTCCGTGCTCGCGCGCCGTCACGGCGACATACTGTCGAAGACCGCGATCACCGAGCTCGTCTGGGAAGTCGATTTCGAAAGTCACACGAATGTCGTGGAAACGGCCATCAAGCGCCTGCGCGCGAAACTCGACGGACCGTTCCGCACGAAACTGCTGCACACCGTGCGCGGCATGGGCTACGTGCTCGAAGTGCGCGAAGCCCGCGACACGCGCGAAACCAGGGAAGACGCGAGACCATCATGA
- a CDS encoding efflux RND transporter permease subunit, with the protein MWIVNVALKRPYTFIVMAIMILLATPFVLLTTPVDVLPEIDIPVVSIIWNYTGLSAQDMANRITSVNERSLTTTVNNIEHIESQSLPGIAIIKLFLQPTANIQTAIAQTVAVEQAQLKQMPPGATPPLVISYSASSIPVIQLGLSSPKQSEQDLNDTALNFLRPQLVTIPGAAVPYPYGGKTRLISVDLDTRALLAKGLTPTDVVQAVNAQNLILPTGTAKIGPKEYTINMNGSPATVAGLNDIPVRTINGATTYLREVAHVRDGFSPQTNIVRQDGHRGVLISVLKNGNASTLSIVNTLQDILPQARASLPPDLKISALFDQSVFVKAAVQGVVREALIAAALTAAMILLFLGNWRSTCIIAISIPLSILSSLIVLHALGQTINIMTLGGLALAVGILVDDATVTIENIERHLHMGTNLHDAILEGAGEIAVPALVSTLCICIVFVPMFFLTGVAKFLFVPLAEAVVFAMIASYVLSRTLVPTLAMLLMGHAHAPDAKSKPNVFMRLHRRFDRGFERMRGAYIVILSTLLVRRRLFASLFLGFCALSTALVFVLGEDFFPSVDAGDIRLHMRAPTGTRIEETARLADQVEKVVRQIVPQDELATILDNLGLPYSGINLSYSNAGTIGTLDGEIQVALKPDHAPTQTYIDELRALLPHRFPGVEFFFQPADIVTQILNFGLPAAIDVQIQGQNAQANFEVASKLMKQIRMIPGNVDTHIQQKLDEPAIDLQMDRTRLQQLNLSASNVAQNVLVSLSGSSQTAPGFWFNPRNGVEYNLAVQTPQYQVSSIDELLRTPVSASLNGPTQLLGNLVRISPQTQFAVVTHYNIRPVIDLFVSVEGRDLGGVARQVNHLVDDARRALPRGSQIIVRGQVETMRTSFFGLGLGVAMAIVLVYLLIVVNFQSWIDPLIIVSALPAALAGIVWMLFLTGTHLSVPALTGAIMTMGVATANSILMVSFARQRLNAGMPPLTAALEAGASRIRPVLMTAFAMIIGMIPMALGLGEGAEQNAPLGRAVIGGLLFATVSTLFFVPLVFAGIHARLVRRAARKGRAQHEDASDQH; encoded by the coding sequence ATGTGGATAGTCAACGTTGCGCTTAAGCGGCCTTATACGTTCATCGTGATGGCCATCATGATTCTGCTGGCGACGCCCTTCGTCCTCTTGACGACGCCAGTGGACGTGCTTCCCGAAATCGATATTCCCGTCGTCAGCATCATCTGGAATTACACGGGACTGTCCGCGCAGGACATGGCCAATCGCATCACGTCGGTCAACGAGCGCAGCCTCACGACGACCGTGAACAACATCGAGCACATCGAGTCGCAGTCGCTGCCCGGCATCGCGATCATCAAGCTCTTTCTGCAACCGACGGCGAATATCCAGACCGCCATCGCGCAAACCGTCGCTGTCGAGCAGGCGCAGTTGAAGCAGATGCCGCCGGGCGCGACGCCGCCGCTCGTCATCAGCTATTCGGCGTCGAGCATTCCGGTGATCCAGCTCGGCCTGTCGAGCCCGAAGCAATCCGAACAGGATCTGAACGACACCGCGCTCAACTTCCTGCGTCCGCAACTCGTGACGATTCCCGGCGCGGCGGTGCCCTACCCGTACGGCGGCAAGACGCGCCTCATCTCGGTCGATCTCGATACGCGCGCGCTGCTCGCCAAGGGCCTCACGCCGACCGATGTCGTGCAGGCCGTCAACGCGCAGAACCTGATCCTGCCGACCGGCACCGCCAAGATCGGCCCGAAGGAATACACGATCAACATGAACGGCTCGCCCGCGACGGTCGCGGGTCTGAACGACATCCCGGTACGCACGATCAACGGCGCGACCACTTACCTGCGCGAAGTGGCGCACGTGCGCGACGGCTTCTCGCCACAGACCAACATCGTGCGACAGGACGGTCATCGCGGCGTGCTGATCTCCGTGCTGAAGAACGGCAACGCCTCGACGCTTTCTATCGTCAACACGTTGCAGGATATCTTGCCGCAGGCGCGCGCCTCGCTGCCGCCGGACCTGAAGATCAGCGCGCTCTTCGATCAGTCCGTGTTCGTGAAGGCCGCCGTGCAGGGCGTGGTGCGCGAAGCGCTGATCGCCGCCGCGCTCACCGCCGCGATGATCCTGCTCTTTCTCGGCAACTGGCGCAGCACCTGCATCATTGCAATATCGATTCCGCTCTCGATTCTGTCGTCGCTGATCGTGCTGCATGCGCTCGGGCAGACCATCAACATCATGACGCTGGGCGGGCTCGCGCTGGCGGTCGGCATTCTCGTCGACGACGCGACGGTGACGATCGAAAACATCGAGCGCCATCTGCACATGGGCACGAATCTGCACGATGCGATTCTGGAAGGCGCGGGCGAAATCGCGGTGCCCGCGCTGGTTTCGACACTATGCATCTGCATCGTGTTCGTGCCGATGTTCTTCCTCACCGGCGTCGCCAAGTTCCTGTTCGTGCCGCTCGCGGAAGCCGTCGTTTTCGCGATGATCGCGTCTTACGTTCTTTCGCGCACGCTCGTTCCCACGCTCGCGATGCTCTTGATGGGCCACGCGCACGCGCCCGACGCGAAGTCGAAGCCGAATGTTTTCATGCGGCTGCATCGCCGTTTCGATCGTGGTTTCGAGCGCATGCGCGGCGCGTATATCGTCATTCTTTCGACGCTGCTCGTGAGAAGGCGTCTGTTCGCATCGCTCTTTCTCGGCTTCTGTGCGCTCTCGACCGCGCTCGTGTTCGTGCTCGGCGAAGACTTCTTTCCGAGCGTCGATGCGGGCGATATCCGCCTGCACATGCGTGCGCCGACCGGCACGCGCATCGAGGAAACCGCGCGTCTGGCGGATCAGGTCGAAAAGGTGGTGCGCCAGATCGTGCCGCAAGACGAGCTCGCGACCATACTCGATAATCTTGGCCTTCCTTATAGCGGCATCAACCTTTCGTACAGCAACGCGGGCACGATCGGCACGCTCGATGGCGAGATACAGGTCGCGCTGAAACCCGATCACGCACCGACGCAGACCTACATCGATGAATTGCGCGCGCTGCTGCCGCACCGCTTTCCCGGCGTCGAGTTCTTCTTTCAGCCCGCGGACATCGTCACGCAGATCCTGAACTTCGGCCTGCCCGCCGCCATCGACGTGCAGATTCAAGGACAGAACGCGCAGGCGAACTTCGAAGTCGCGAGCAAGCTGATGAAGCAGATCCGCATGATTCCCGGCAATGTCGATACGCACATCCAGCAAAAACTCGACGAGCCCGCCATCGACTTGCAGATGGATCGCACGCGCCTGCAGCAACTCAATCTTTCCGCCAGCAATGTCGCGCAGAACGTGCTGGTATCGCTATCCGGCAGCTCGCAAACTGCGCCGGGATTCTGGTTCAATCCGCGCAACGGCGTCGAATACAACCTCGCGGTGCAGACGCCGCAATACCAGGTCTCGTCGATCGACGAACTGCTGCGCACGCCGGTCTCCGCATCGCTCAACGGCCCCACGCAACTGCTCGGCAATCTCGTGCGCATCTCGCCGCAGACGCAGTTCGCGGTGGTCACGCACTACAACATCCGGCCGGTGATCGATCTTTTCGTGAGCGTCGAAGGGCGCGATCTCGGCGGCGTCGCCCGGCAGGTGAATCATCTCGTCGATGACGCGCGCCGCGCGCTTCCGCGCGGCAGCCAGATCATCGTGCGCGGCCAGGTCGAAACGATGCGTACGTCGTTCTTCGGCCTCGGCCTGGGCGTCGCGATGGCCATCGTGCTCGTGTATCTGCTGATCGTCGTGAACTTCCAGTCGTGGATCGATCCGCTCATCATCGTGAGCGCATTGCCCGCCGCGCTCGCGGGCATCGTCTGGATGCTCTTTCTCACCGGCACGCACCTGAGCGTGCCCGCGCTCACCGGCGCGATCATGACGATGGGCGTCGCGACCGCGAACAGCATCCTGATGGTCTCGTTCGCGCGGCAACGCCTGAACGCCGGCATGCCGCCGCTCACCGCCGCGCTCGAAGCGGGCGCGAGCCGCATCCGGCCCGTGTTGATGACCGCGTTCGCGATGATCATCGGCATGATTCCGATGGCGCTCGGCCTCGGCGAAGGCGCGGAACAGAACGCGCCGCTCGGCCGTGCGGTCATCGGCGGGCTTTTGTTCGCCACGGTTTCCACGCTCTTTTTCGTGCCGCTCGTCTTCGCGGGCATTCATGCGCGCCTCGTGCGCCGCGCTGCGCGCAAGGGTCGGGCGCAGCACGAAGACGCCAGCGACCAACACTGA
- a CDS encoding nitrate reductase encodes MSMPIIPIQTASVKTTCPYCGVGCGVQATPKSATEVTIAGDEAHPSNFGRLCVKGSALGDTVGLEGRLLNPKLRDRQTGSLTDVSWNDALGTVATGFSRIIAQHGPDAVAFYVSGQLLTEDYYVANKLMKGYIGSANIDTNSRLCMSSSVAGHKRAFGEDLVPMNYEDLELADLVVLVGSNTAWCHPILFQRIVKMKETRPDAKIVVIDPRHTATCEMADLHLPLKPGSDVRLFNGLLAFLAEHGATDAPFVDEHTNGFDAALAAAGPSDLAQTAKDCKLDQHDLMTFYRLFARTGRVVTVYSQGVNQSSAGTDKVNSIINCHLLTGRIGKPGMGPFSFTGQPNAMGGREVGGLANTLAAHLEFGDPLHGEIVQTFWRSPAIAERAGLKAVELFEAIEAGRVKAVWIMGTNPVVSMPDGDRVKRALAKCELVVSSDIIERTDTNACADVLLPALGWGEKDGTVTNSERRISRQRAFIPAPGKARADWRIICDVARWMGFDGFDFAGPHAIFDEHARLSAYRNDAAAGVYRAFDIGGLSGMSRAQYDALKPVQWPLPATAQTGVARLFEARRFSHADGRARFVATASRAPVNAPDEDYPLVLNTGRVRDQWHTMTRTGRSAKLAGHISESFIDMHPQDALACGVREGELARVASRWGSMIARVQHGGGMPRGSVFVPIHWNDQVASDARVGAVVNPVVDPVSGEPEFKHTPVSIEKFHVTWHGFSLSRSVPDLERVTHWTRVHGARFVRYEMAGRNRFDAAHGDHHDWARALFHIDDHHADWIEYEDKSAGVYRAAHVIDDRIESCVFISERPDLPARAWLATLFEKDRLDDEDRASLLLGQPIGKGEDTGPTVCSCFGVGRNTICDAIRDKGLKTAAEITSCLKAGGNCGSCVPELKKLIVETELVRLSTV; translated from the coding sequence CGGGGTCGCTGACCGACGTGTCATGGAACGACGCGCTCGGCACGGTCGCGACCGGCTTCTCGCGGATCATCGCGCAACACGGACCGGATGCGGTCGCGTTCTATGTATCGGGCCAGTTGCTCACCGAGGACTACTACGTCGCGAACAAGCTGATGAAGGGCTACATCGGCAGCGCGAACATCGATACGAACTCGCGTCTTTGCATGTCGTCGTCGGTGGCGGGGCACAAGCGTGCATTCGGCGAAGATCTCGTGCCGATGAATTACGAAGACCTCGAACTCGCGGACCTCGTCGTCCTGGTCGGTTCGAACACGGCATGGTGTCATCCGATTCTCTTTCAGCGCATCGTGAAGATGAAGGAGACGCGGCCGGATGCGAAGATCGTCGTGATCGATCCGCGTCATACCGCGACGTGCGAGATGGCGGACCTGCATCTGCCGCTCAAGCCCGGCAGCGACGTGCGGCTCTTCAACGGCCTGCTCGCGTTTCTCGCGGAACACGGCGCTACGGATGCGCCTTTCGTCGATGAGCACACCAATGGCTTCGATGCCGCGCTCGCCGCCGCGGGGCCCTCTGATCTCGCGCAGACCGCGAAGGACTGCAAGCTCGATCAGCATGATCTGATGACGTTCTATCGCCTGTTCGCGCGCACCGGGCGCGTGGTGACGGTGTACTCGCAAGGCGTGAATCAGTCGAGCGCGGGCACGGACAAGGTCAACAGCATCATCAACTGTCATCTGCTGACGGGGCGCATCGGCAAGCCGGGCATGGGGCCGTTCTCGTTCACGGGTCAGCCGAACGCGATGGGCGGCCGCGAAGTCGGCGGTCTCGCGAATACGCTTGCCGCGCATCTGGAGTTCGGCGATCCGTTGCATGGCGAGATCGTGCAGACGTTCTGGCGTTCACCCGCGATCGCCGAACGCGCGGGTCTGAAGGCCGTCGAATTGTTCGAAGCGATCGAAGCCGGTCGCGTGAAGGCCGTCTGGATCATGGGCACGAATCCGGTCGTGAGCATGCCCGATGGCGATCGCGTGAAGCGTGCGCTCGCCAAGTGCGAACTCGTGGTGAGTTCCGACATCATCGAGCGCACCGATACCAACGCGTGCGCCGATGTGCTGCTGCCCGCGCTCGGCTGGGGCGAGAAGGACGGCACGGTGACCAACTCGGAGCGGCGCATCTCGCGCCAGCGCGCGTTCATTCCCGCGCCGGGCAAAGCGCGCGCGGACTGGCGCATCATCTGCGATGTCGCGCGATGGATGGGTTTCGATGGCTTCGACTTCGCAGGGCCGCACGCGATCTTCGACGAGCACGCGCGACTCTCCGCGTATCGCAACGACGCAGCAGCGGGCGTGTATCGCGCGTTCGATATCGGCGGCCTGTCCGGCATGAGCCGCGCGCAATACGACGCGCTGAAACCCGTGCAGTGGCCGTTGCCCGCGACGGCGCAAACCGGCGTCGCGAGGCTCTTCGAAGCGCGCCGCTTCAGTCATGCGGATGGCCGCGCGCGCTTTGTCGCGACGGCATCGCGTGCGCCGGTCAACGCACCCGACGAGGACTATCCGCTCGTGCTCAACACGGGGCGCGTACGCGATCAATGGCACACGATGACGCGCACGGGCCGGTCAGCGAAACTCGCGGGGCATATCAGCGAATCGTTCATCGACATGCATCCGCAGGACGCACTTGCATGCGGCGTGCGTGAAGGGGAACTCGCGCGCGTGGCGAGCCGCTGGGGCTCGATGATCGCGCGCGTGCAGCATGGCGGCGGCATGCCGCGCGGCAGCGTGTTCGTGCCGATTCACTGGAACGATCAGGTGGCCTCCGATGCGCGCGTGGGCGCGGTGGTGAATCCTGTCGTCGATCCGGTGTCGGGCGAGCCGGAGTTCAAGCACACGCCCGTTTCGATCGAGAAATTTCACGTGACGTGGCACGGCTTTTCGCTTTCGCGCAGCGTGCCCGATCTGGAGCGCGTCACGCACTGGACGCGCGTGCATGGCGCGCGATTCGTGCGCTACGAGATGGCGGGCCGCAATCGCTTCGATGCCGCGCACGGCGATCATCACGACTGGGCGCGCGCGCTCTTTCACATCGACGATCATCACGCGGACTGGATCGAATACGAGGACAAGAGCGCGGGCGTGTATCGCGCGGCGCATGTGATCGACGATCGCATCGAGAGTTGCGTGTTCATCTCCGAGCGTCCGGACTTGCCGGCGCGCGCGTGGCTCGCGACGCTTTTCGAAAAGGACCGGCTCGACGACGAGGATCGCGCGAGTCTCCTGCTCGGTCAGCCGATTGGCAAGGGCGAGGACACCGGGCCGACCGTGTGTTCGTGTTTCGGTGTCGGGCGCAATACGATCTGCGATGCCATTCGCGACAAGGGGCTGAAAACCGCTGCGGAAATCACCTCGTGTCTGAAGGCGGGCGGCAACTGCGGATCGTGCGTGCCGGAGTTGAAGAAGCTTATCGTCGAGACGGAGTTGGTGCGGTTGAGTACGGTTTGA
- a CDS encoding DUF4148 domain-containing protein — protein sequence MKLVTRIAVIALAAAPLAAFAQSEGLTRAQVKADLQRVEQAGYNPSERDAFYPDNIQAAEAKVQSSTAYGSSSDGSSASGQPATQNAQ from the coding sequence ATGAAACTAGTCACACGCATCGCCGTCATCGCACTCGCCGCCGCACCGCTGGCCGCGTTTGCACAATCCGAAGGCCTCACGCGCGCCCAGGTCAAAGCGGACCTCCAACGCGTCGAACAAGCCGGCTATAACCCGTCCGAGCGCGATGCGTTCTATCCGGACAACATCCAGGCTGCAGAAGCGAAAGTGCAATCATCGACCGCCTATGGATCGTCGTCCGATGGCTCGTCCGCTTCCGGTCAACCGGCCACGCAGAACGCGCAATAA
- a CDS encoding efflux transporter outer membrane subunit — MKAALCITLVSMLAACTVGPDYRRPVAETPPTWKTDSYWRVGEPSHAPLALDWWQGFGDTTLNGLETEALAQNQTLAAASAHYAQARATLAQTSSLALPEVDLGANASRSRVSKNRPVTNYATPNNSTVQNDLKLAPTVNYDVDLFGRIRREVEGARASADESRDDLANARLVLTTDLASDYFSMRELDAEIDVLNRSVVLQNKALDYVKAQHDLGAVSGLDVLQQQALLDQTRVQAQLLLNQRAQFEHAIAALVGTPAPQFAIAPALDERPPPPIPLGIPSDVLQRRPDVSSAERAMAAANAQIGVAKAAFFPSLTLNGTIGWESTALSSLISAPSLLWTIGTMASQVVFDGGRRAAAVDFASEGYTAAVANYRQTVLGAFQQVQDGIVGLSVLDGAAKQSHAAVDDAQRLLSLANDRYSGGLVAYLDVITAQQQLLTSERQDVQIRGQQRTVSVALVKALGGGWDAHDAAHDGEEVADAAQTKHQQDHRETRIVSGETMR; from the coding sequence ATGAAGGCCGCGCTTTGCATCACGCTCGTCTCGATGCTCGCGGCATGCACCGTCGGGCCGGACTATCGCCGGCCCGTCGCCGAAACGCCGCCAACCTGGAAGACCGATTCGTACTGGCGCGTCGGCGAGCCGTCGCATGCGCCGCTCGCGCTCGACTGGTGGCAAGGCTTCGGCGACACCACGCTCAACGGCCTCGAAACCGAGGCGCTTGCGCAGAACCAGACGCTCGCCGCCGCGAGCGCGCATTACGCGCAGGCGCGCGCGACGCTCGCTCAAACGTCCTCGCTCGCGCTGCCCGAAGTCGATCTCGGCGCGAACGCGTCACGTTCGCGCGTCTCGAAGAATCGCCCCGTCACCAACTATGCGACGCCGAACAACTCGACCGTCCAGAACGATCTGAAGCTCGCGCCGACCGTCAATTACGACGTCGATCTGTTCGGCCGCATTCGACGTGAAGTGGAAGGCGCGCGCGCATCGGCCGACGAATCGCGCGACGATCTCGCCAATGCGCGGCTCGTGCTCACGACCGATCTCGCGAGCGACTACTTCTCGATGCGCGAGCTCGACGCGGAAATCGACGTGCTGAACCGCTCCGTCGTGCTGCAGAACAAGGCGCTCGATTACGTGAAGGCGCAACACGATCTGGGCGCGGTCTCCGGCCTCGACGTATTGCAGCAACAGGCGCTGCTCGACCAGACGCGCGTGCAGGCGCAGTTGCTGCTGAATCAGCGCGCGCAGTTCGAGCATGCGATCGCCGCGCTGGTCGGCACGCCCGCGCCGCAGTTCGCCATCGCGCCGGCGCTCGACGAACGCCCGCCGCCGCCGATCCCGCTCGGCATACCGAGCGACGTGCTGCAACGCAGGCCCGATGTTTCATCGGCCGAGCGCGCGATGGCCGCGGCCAATGCGCAGATCGGCGTCGCGAAGGCGGCGTTCTTCCCGAGCCTCACGCTGAACGGCACGATCGGCTGGGAGAGCACAGCGCTCTCCAGTCTGATTTCCGCGCCGAGCCTGTTGTGGACCATCGGCACGATGGCGAGCCAGGTCGTGTTCGATGGAGGACGGCGCGCGGCTGCTGTCGATTTCGCGAGCGAAGGGTATACCGCGGCCGTCGCGAACTATCGGCAGACGGTGCTCGGCGCATTTCAGCAGGTTCAGGACGGCATCGTCGGATTGTCGGTGCTCGATGGCGCGGCGAAACAGTCGCACGCAGCCGTCGACGATGCGCAACGCCTGCTGTCGCTCGCGAACGATCGCTATTCGGGCGGCCTCGTCGCGTATCTCGACGTGATCACCGCGCAGCAGCAACTGCTGACGAGCGAGCGTCAGGACGTGCAGATTCGCGGCCAGCAGCGCACCGTATCGGTCGCGCTCGTGAAAGCATTGGGCGGCGGCTGGGACGCGCATGACGCGGCGCACGATGGCGAAGAAGTCGCGGATGCGGCGCAGACAAAACATCAGCAGGATCACCGCGAGACTCGTATAGTGAGCGGTGAGACAATGCGGTAA
- a CDS encoding heavy metal sensor histidine kinase, producing MNTPWAASVPHESSEPRTQRSIARRLAVMFALVALFVFSLVGSGLFLVLRVQLEQHLRDSLDNRAEVARLIVTHASNPDRWKIAKEKLADITPRDGSTRFAVSSNDPRFEYGSPPLGSVTKRLTGGYAQVRPDDRAYDMLMTTLTIPPNADRPPLQLFVAIDCSPNVHTMRAFGLALAAFMALSTIAVLVLSYSVARLGLAPLTRLTRDASKLSPTNRSQRLNTRALPMELDELAKSFNGALERLDHAYGRLESFNADVAHELRTPVTILIGQTEVALTRDRSIDELRHTLQSNLEEFERVRAIINDMLFLARADQGERATGLVEVSLAAEVNRTLEFLEIPLEEAHVSAVASGDARAYVNTSLFGRAISNLVMNAIQHCTPGAKISVSITREHGRVRVAVANPGEPIQPQVMQHLFDRFYRAESSRTNSRENHGLGLAIVKAVAEMHRGTVSATSQNGINTFSFSVARFGSEGRPAEDVALAAPPVVEPSKSAAT from the coding sequence ATGAACACGCCGTGGGCTGCATCGGTGCCGCACGAGTCATCCGAACCGCGCACGCAGCGCTCCATCGCGCGGCGTCTCGCCGTGATGTTCGCGCTCGTCGCGCTGTTCGTGTTCTCGCTGGTCGGCTCGGGACTGTTTCTCGTGCTGCGCGTGCAACTGGAGCAGCACTTGCGCGATTCGCTCGACAATCGCGCGGAAGTGGCGCGCCTCATCGTCACGCACGCATCGAATCCGGACAGATGGAAGATCGCGAAAGAGAAGCTCGCGGACATCACGCCGCGCGACGGCTCCACGCGCTTCGCGGTATCCAGCAACGATCCGCGCTTTGAATATGGCTCGCCGCCCCTGGGTAGCGTCACCAAGCGCCTGACGGGCGGCTACGCGCAGGTCCGCCCCGACGACCGCGCCTACGACATGCTGATGACCACGCTGACGATTCCGCCTAATGCGGACCGTCCGCCCTTGCAACTGTTCGTCGCGATCGACTGCTCGCCGAACGTCCACACGATGCGCGCCTTCGGTCTTGCGCTCGCGGCCTTCATGGCGCTCTCGACCATCGCGGTGCTGGTGCTGAGTTACTCGGTCGCGCGCCTCGGGCTCGCGCCGCTCACGCGTCTCACGCGCGATGCATCGAAACTGAGCCCGACCAACCGTTCGCAACGCCTGAACACCCGCGCCTTGCCGATGGAACTCGACGAACTCGCGAAGTCCTTCAACGGCGCGCTCGAACGGCTCGATCACGCATACGGACGGCTCGAATCCTTCAACGCCGATGTCGCCCACGAATTGCGCACACCGGTCACGATACTCATCGGTCAGACGGAAGTGGCCTTGACGCGCGATCGCTCGATCGACGAATTGCGCCACACGCTGCAATCGAATCTCGAAGAGTTCGAGCGCGTGCGCGCCATCATCAACGACATGCTGTTTCTCGCGCGCGCCGATCAGGGCGAACGCGCGACGGGCCTCGTCGAAGTGTCGCTCGCGGCCGAAGTCAATCGCACGCTCGAGTTTCTGGAAATTCCGCTGGAAGAGGCGCACGTCAGCGCGGTCGCGAGCGGCGATGCACGCGCTTACGTCAACACGTCGCTGTTCGGGCGCGCGATCTCCAATCTCGTGATGAACGCGATTCAGCACTGCACGCCCGGCGCGAAGATATCCGTGTCGATCACGCGTGAGCATGGGCGCGTGCGCGTTGCGGTGGCGAACCCGGGCGAGCCGATTCAGCCGCAAGTGATGCAGCATCTGTTCGACCGCTTCTATCGCGCGGAAAGTTCGCGCACCAATAGCCGCGAGAATCACGGCCTCGGGCTCGCCATCGTCAAGGCGGTGGCGGAGATGCATCGCGGCACGGTGTCCGCGACGAGTCAGAACGGCATCAACACGTTCTCGTTCTCGGTCGCGCGTTTCGGCAGCGAGGGCCGGCCAGCGGAGGACGTGGCCCTGGCCGCGCCGCCGGTCGTCGAACCCAGCAAATCTGCTGCGACGTAA